A single genomic interval of Scylla paramamosain isolate STU-SP2022 chromosome 4, ASM3559412v1, whole genome shotgun sequence harbors:
- the LOC135099986 gene encoding death-associated protein 1-like, producing MSSNEEVEIKGGHPPAMKVGGVRIPQRHRGVDDKEGAPAKPHKDSEEDHEEEEMPVSKSPPKPPMMVSGVVAKVDKDFPTAAVKHTHEKPVPTHDPRPTHAVKPGVIQQPRK from the exons ATGTCATCCAACGAGGAAGTTGAAATCAAGGGTGGACATCCTCCGGCAA TGAAAGTTGGTGGTGTGCGGATTCCTCAGAGGCACAGGGGTGTGGATGATAAAGAAGGAGCACCAGCTAAACCCCACAAGGACAGTGAAGAGGatcatgaggaagaggaaatgccTGTTTCTAAGAG CCCTCCGAAGCCTCCAATGATGGTGTCTGGTGTTGTTGCAAAAGTGGACAAAGACTTCCCTACTGCTGCTGTGAAGCACACCCATGAGAAGCCAGTGCCCACCCATGATCCTCGACCCACACATGCCGTCAAGCCTGGAGTGATTCAGCAACCTAGGAAGTAG